The following are from one region of the Silene latifolia isolate original U9 population chromosome 9, ASM4854445v1, whole genome shotgun sequence genome:
- the LOC141599933 gene encoding aspartic proteinase CDR1-like, translated as MHSMVNYILFMALVLLPNPSMVNARKLTTKNAIFSVDLIRRNSSKITLQGGGQGKLSLGSISQHHQITLSSKFYNVETVQSAVIPDGGEFDMKISIGTPPVEFTAIADTGSDLIWVQCSPCQNCLGQQSPLFDPTQSSTDNIIPCTSQVCNNDQLGLTAAGCNISLPNDNSCIYIVGYGDGTNTTGVLSTDTVTFASTSIPDVTFGCGYNQEGSLDTNGDGIVGLGGGPLSFVSQLGPNINYKFSYCLTPQSSGVNSKLNFGLDVTGAGVISTPLAQEETSPTYYRVTLDSISIGNTSVPVTNTTIVDSGTTFTYLPSDVYEEINSAVKASIGLTPINNSSLGYDPCYEIDSLDELNFPGMVFHFSGGDVVLNAENSFFPDNGLACFAMVATDSPPYIFGNIAQTNFHIGYDLQAQQVSFAPTDCTTF; from the coding sequence ATGCATTCTATGGTTAACTATATTTTGTTCATGGCATTAGTACTACTTCCTAATCCTAGTATGGTCAATGCTAGAAAATTAACAACAAAAAATGCAATTTTTTCGGTCGATCTCATTCGACGTAATTCATCTAAAATCACCTTACAAGGTGGTGGCCAAGGGAAGCTCTCCCTTGGCTCGATCTCTCAGCACCACCAGATAACACTATCTTCTAAATTCTATAACGTTGAAACTGTTCAAAGTGCTGTAATCCCCGATGGAGGGGAATTCGACATGAAAATATCAATAGGTACTCCACCAGTGGAGTTCACAGCAATAGCTGACACGGGGAGCGACCTGATTTGGGTTCAGTGCTCCCCGTGTCAGAATTGCCTAGGGCAACAATCCCCTTTATTCGACCCAACACAATCTTCGACCGATAATATAATTCCATGCACCTCTCAAGTTTGTAATAATGACCAATTGGGCCTTACGGCCGCGGGTTGTAATATATCATTACCAAATGACAATTCATGTATCTATATAGTCGGTTACGGAGACGGGACCAATACTACGGGCGTGTTGAGCACGGATACCGTTACATTCGCTTCAACGTCTATACCCGACGTTACATTCGGGTGTGGGTATAACCAGGAAGGTAGTTTGGATACTAATGGGGATGGAATAGTCGGGTTAGGAGGCGGGCCTTTGTCATTTGTGTCACAACTTGGCCCGAATATCAATTACAAATTTTCTTATTGTTTAACCCCCCAATCATCGGGGGTTAACAGTAAATTGAATTTCGGGCTTGATGTGACAGGGGCAGGAGTTATATCAACTCCTCTTGCCCAAGAAGAGACCTCACCTACATATTACCGTGTAACCCTAGATAGTATTAGTATCGGGAACACTTCTGTCCCCGTTACTAATACTACAATTGTAGACTCCGGTACAACTTTTACATATTTACCCTCAGATGTCTATGAGGAGATTAATTCGGCCGTGAAGGCCAGTATAGGACTCACCCCGATAAATAACTCGAGCCTGGGGTACGATCCCTGTTATGAGATCGACTCATTGGACGAGTTAAATTTCCCGGGTATGGTGTTCCATTTTAGTGGAGGCGATGTTGTGCTTAATGCCGAAAATAGTTTCTTTCCGGACAACGGGTTGGCTTGTTTTGCAATGGTAGCTACAGATAGTCCTCCTTACATATTTGGGAATATTGCTCAAACAAACTTTCATATTGGGTATGATTTGCAAGCACAACAAGTCTCTTTTGCTCCAACGGATTGCACCACGTTTTGA